A region of Solanum dulcamara chromosome 7, daSolDulc1.2, whole genome shotgun sequence DNA encodes the following proteins:
- the LOC129895128 gene encoding eukaryotic translation initiation factor 5-like: MALQNIGASNSDDAFYRYKMPRMLTKIEGRGNGIKTNVVNMVDIAKALARPPSYTTKYFGNELGAQSKFDEKSGTALVNGAHETPKLAGLLENFIKKYVQCYGCGNPETEVIITKTQMIQLKCAACGFLSDVDMRDKLTTFILKNPPEAKKSSKDKKAMRRAEKERLKEGEAADEELKKLKKETKKKVSSKDASAKPSSKKKHGGSAEDRVSPPRSHANVKEEVDEDDDDDDVQWQTDTSLEAAKQRIQEQLNAATAEMVMLSTVESEKKKSKAATQTPSPKAAASVTPENSKTENGESNHERLVREVKANLKKGVTASKVQSFLGSLSGSPQEVVTALYDALLDGVEKGFAKEVIKKKSYLAAVAQDEESQLRLLRAIEEFCGKSNAVTLKEVALVLKALYDADLLEEEYIVQWYNKGVVTNKDSKIWKNVKPFVEWLQSAESESEEE; this comes from the coding sequence ATGGCTTTGCAAAACATAGGTGCCAGCAATAGTGATGATGCCTTCTACAGGTATAAGATGCCCAGGATGCTTACCAAGATAGAGGGCCGTGGGAATGGTATCAAGACAAATGTTGTGAACATGGTTGACATTGCCAAAGCATTAGCAAGGCCCCCATCCTATACaacaaaatattttggaaatgaGCTTGGGGCGCAGTCGaaatttgatgaaaaatctGGAACTGCCCTTGTCAATGGAGCTCATGAAACTCCCAAACTTGCTGGTCTTCTTGAGAACTTTATTAAGAAATATGTTCAGTGCTATGGTTGTGGAAATCCTGAAACAGAGGTCATAATAACCAAAACTCAGATGATCCAACTAAAATGTGCTGCATGTGGTTTCCTGTCTGATGTGGACATGAGGGACAAGCTGACAACTTTTATACTTAAGAATCCACCTGAGGCGAAGAAGTCCTCTAAGGACAAGAAAGCTATGAGAAGAGCTGAGAAGGAGCGGCTGAAGGAAGGCGAGGCTGCTGATGAAGAGCTGAAGAAGCTGAAGAAAGAAACTAAGAAAAAGGTTTCCTCCAAAGATGCTAGCGCAAAACCTAGTTCTAAAAAGAAACATGGTGGCTCCGCTGAGGATCGTGTTTCACCACCTAGAAGCCATGCTAATGTGAAAGAAGAGGTggatgaagatgatgatgatgatgacgtCCAGTGGCAGACTGATACATCGCTGGAAGCTGCTAAGCAGCGTATACAAGAACAGCTAAATGCTGCGACTGCCGAAATGGTTATGCTGTCCACAGTTGAGTCAGAGAAAAAGAAGTCCAAGGCAGCTACTCAAACCCCGAGTCCTAAAGCAGCTGCTTCTGTGACACCTGAGAATTCCAAGACCGAGAATGGTGAGTCAAACCATGAGAGGCTTGTTAGGGAAGTAAAAGCAAATCTAAAAAAGGGAGTTACTGCCAGCAAAGTACAATCCTTTTTGGGTTCACTCTCTGGATCTCCTCAGGAAGTTGTTACTGCTTTGTACGACGCACTCTTGGATGGCGTTGAGAAAGGATTTGCCAAGGAGGTTATTAAGAAGAAAAGCTACCTTGCTGCTGTTGCTCAAGATGAGGAGTCTCAACTACGATTGCTTAGAGCTATAGAAGAATTTTGTGGGAAATCCAACGCAGTCACACTGAAGGAAGTGGCTCTGGTTTTGAAAGCTTTATATGATGCTGATCTATTGGAAGAAGAATATATAGTACAGTGGTACAACAAGGGCGTCGTAACAAACAAGGACTCCAAAATTTGGAAGAATGTCAAACCCTTTGTTGAATGGCTACAGAGTGCTGAGTCCGAGTCCGAAGAGGAATGA
- the LOC129894488 gene encoding eukaryotic translation initiation factor 5-like, producing MALQNIGASNSDDAFYRYKMPRMLTKIEGRGNGIKTNVVNMVDIAKALARPPSYTTKYFGNELGAQSKFDEKSGTALVNGAHETPKLAGLLENFIKKYVQCYGCGNPETEVLITKTQMIQLKCAACGFLSDVDMRDKLTTFILKNPPEAKKGSKDKKAMRRAEKERLKEGEAADEELKKLKKETKKKVSSKDACAKPSSKKKHGGSDEDHASPPRSHGNVKEEEGEDDDDDDDVQWQTDTSLEAAKKRIQEQLNAATAEMVMLSTVESEKKSKAATQASTPKAVSVTPENSKTENGESNHERLVKEVKTNLKKGVTSSKLQSFLGSLSGSPQEVITAFYEALLDGVEKGFAKEVIKKKSYLAAVAQDEESQLRLLRAIEEFCGTSNPVALKEVALVLKALYDADLLEEEYIVLWYNKGLAANKDSKIWKNVKPFVEWLQSAESESEEE from the coding sequence ATGGCTTTGCAGAACATAGGTGCCAGCAACAGTGATGATGCCTTCTACAGGTATAAGATGCCCAGGATGCTCACCAAGATAGAGGGCCGTGGGAATGGCATCAAGACAAATGTGGTGAACATGGTTGATATTGCCAAAGCATTAGCAAGGCCCCCATCCTATACaacaaaatattttggaaatgaGCTTGGGGCTCAGtcaaaatttgatgaaaaatctGGAACTGCCCTTGTCAATGGAGCGCATGAAACTCCCAAGCTTGCTGGTCTTCTTGAGAACTTTATTAAGAAATATGTTCAGTGCTATGGTTGCGGAAACCCTGAAACAGAGGTCTTAATAACCAAAACTCAGATGATCCAACTAAAATGTGCTGCATGTGGTTTCCTTTCTGATGTGGACATGAGGGACAAGCTGACTACTTTTATACTTAAGAACCCGCCTGAAGCGAAGAAGGGCTCCAAGGACAAGAAAGCTATGAGAAGAGCTGAGAAGGAGCGACTGAAGGAAGGCGAGGCTGCTGATGAAGAGCTGAAGAAGCTGAAGAAAGAAACTAAGAAAAAGGTTTCCTCCAAAGATGCTTGCGCAAAACCTAGTTCTAAAAAGAAACATGGTGGCTCCGATGAGGATCATGCTTCACCACCTAGAAGCCATGGTAATGTGAAAGAAGAGGAGGGTGAAGATGATGATGACGATGACGACGTCCAGTGGCAGACTGATACATCGCTAGAAGCTGCTAAGAAGCGTATACAAGAACAGCTTAATGCTGCGACTGCTGAAATGGTTATGCTGTCCACAGTTGAGTCGGAGAAGAAGTCCAAGGCAGCTACTCAAGCCTCAACTCCTAAAGCTGTTTCTGTGACACCTGAGAATTCCAAGACCGAGAATGGAGAGTCGAACCATGAGAGGCTCGTTAAGGAAGTGAAAACAAATCTAAAAAAGGGTGTTACTTCCAGCAAATTACAATCCTTTTTGGGTTCACTCTCTGGGTCTCCTCAGGAAGTTATTACTGCTTTTTACGAGGCACTCTTGGATGGCGTTGAGAAAGGATTTGCCAAGGAGGTCATTAAGAAGAAAAGCTACCTTGCTGCTGTTGCTCAAGACGAGGAGTCACAATTGCGATTGCTTCGAGCTATAGAAGAATTTTGTGGGACATCTAACCCTGTCGCACTGAAGGAAGTGGCTCTGGTTTTGAAAGCTTTGTATGATGCTGATCTGTTGGAAGAGGAATATATAGTACTGTGGTACAACAAGGGCCTTGCTGCGAACAAGGATTCCAAAATTTGGAAGAATGTCAAACCCTTTGTCGAATGGCTACAGAGTGCTGAGTCCGAGTCCGAAGAGGAATGA